A genomic region of Apteryx mantelli isolate bAptMan1 chromosome 10, bAptMan1.hap1, whole genome shotgun sequence contains the following coding sequences:
- the KCNG4 gene encoding potassium voltage-gated channel subfamily G member 4 produces the protein MPILSGGSDQDYSNISYTSCNSLSHFFPVSVETPSVKGVHYQRARRIYHPDQVSAVDLKTEIMINVGGIKYLLPWSTLDEFPLTRLSKLKFCSSYEEIIQLCDDYDEDTHEFFFDRNPNAFGMIVSFLAAGKLMLLRDMCALSFQEELRYWGIEESNLENCCFRKLFQRLQELAEIRKEEELRKSKEAACVLDEKTKFGQFMNRLRDMVENPQSGLPGKVFACLSILFVATTAISLCVSTMPDLRAEEDRGECSQKCYYIFVIETICVAWFSLEFCLRFIQARSKCQFFKGPLNIIDFLAISPYYVSLILADDDSNEEAERPSSNTYLEKVGLVLRVLRALRILYVMRLARHSLGLQTLGLTVRRCTREFGLLLLFLCVAVTLFSPLVYLAENESGKVLEFTSIPASYWWAIISMTTVGYGDMVPRSVPGQMVALSSILSGILIMSFPATSIFHTFSHSYSELRKEHERLQSRLNRTKDANHSGESDTFNETDSLILEEPVSPIKYIYTGN, from the exons ATGCCTATTCTCTCAGGAGGCAGCGACCAAGACTACAGTAACATTAGCTACACTTCTTGTAATTCTCTGAGCCATTTCTTTCCTGTCTCCGTTGAAACCCCTTCCGTCAAAGGGGTCCATTACCAAAGAGCCAGGAGGATTTACCATCCTGATCAAGTCTCTGCGGTCGATCTAAAGACAGAGATTATGATAAATGTTGGAGGAATCAAATACCTGCTACCCTGGAGTACTTTAGATGAATTTCCCCTGACCAGACTGAGCAAACTAAAGTTTTGCAGCAGCTATGAAGAAATTATACAGCTGTGTGACGATTATGACGAAGACACCCACGAGTTCTTCTTTGACAGGAACCCCAATGCTTTTGGGATGATTGTCAGCTTCCTAGCAGCAGGGAAGCTGATGCTCTTAAGAGACATGTGTGCCTTGTCTTTTCAGGAGGAGCTGAGATACTGGGGGATTGAGGAATCCAACCTGGAGAACTGCTGCTTTCGAAAACTATTTCAAAGACTGCAGGAGTTGGCTGAGATACGCAAAGAGGAGGAGCTCCGGAAGAGCAAAGAAGCTGCGTGTGTTTTGGATGAGAAAACCAAATTCGGACAGTTTATGAACAGACTCAGAGATATGGTAGAAAATCCCCAGTCAGGACTTCCAGGCAAAGTCTTTGCTTGTCTCTCCATTCTCTTTGTGGCCACCACAGCTATAAGCCTTTGTGTTAGCACAATGCCAGATTTAAGAGCCGAAGAAGACAGG GGCGAGTGTTCCCAGAAGTGCTATTACATCTTCGTCATAGAGACCATCTGTGTGGCTTGGTTTTCCCTGGAGTTCTGCCTCCGATTTATTCAGGCAAGGAGCAAGTGTCAGTTCTTCAAAGGGCCCCTAAATATCATTGACTTCTTGGCTATTTCACCCTATTATGTTTCCCTCATCCTGGCAGATGATGACTCAAatgaggaggctgagaggccaagcagCAACACATATTTGGAGAAGGTTGGTTTGGTGCTACGGGTTTTACGTGCCTTGAGGATCTTGTACGTAATGCGCCTTGCCCGGCACTCCTTGGGCTTGCAGACTTTGGGCCTCACGGTTCGGAGATGCACGCGGGAATTTGGCCTGCTTTTGCTCTTCTTATGCGTGGCTGTCACTCTATTTTCTCCGTTGGTCTATCTTGCTGAGAATGAATCTGGGAAGGTGCTTGAATTTACAAGCATTCCTGCCTCTTACTGGTGGGCCATCATTTCAATGACCACTGTGGGGTATGGAGACATGGTACCACGGAGCGTACCGGGCCAGATGGTGGCTCTGAGCAGCATCCTCAGTGGGATTCTCATTATGTCTTTTCCTGCAACATCAATATTCCACACTTTCTCCCATTCCTACTCAGAGCTGAGAAAGGAACACGAACGATTGCAGTCTCGGCTAAACAGAACAAAAGATGCCAATCACTCCGGAGAAAGCGACACCTTCAATGAGACAGACAGCCTGATCCTGGAGGAGCCAGTATCACCGATCAAATACATTTACACAGGGAACTAA